One Tamandua tetradactyla isolate mTamTet1 chromosome 20, mTamTet1.pri, whole genome shotgun sequence DNA segment encodes these proteins:
- the SAP30L gene encoding histone deacetylase complex subunit SAP30L, with product MNGFSTEEDSREGPPAAPAAAAPGYGQSCCLIEDGERCVRPAGNASFSKRVQKSISQKKLKLDIDKSVRHLYICDFHKNFIQSVRNKRKRKTSDDGGDSPEHDTDVPEVDLFQLQVNTLRRYKRHYKLQTRPGFNKAQLAETVSRHFRNIPVNEKETLAYFIYMVKSNKSRLDQKSEGSKQLE from the exons ATGAACGGCTTCAGCACGGAGGAGGACAGTCGCGAAGGgccccccgccgcccccgccgccgccgccccgggCTACGGCCAGAGCTGCTGCCTCATCGAGGACGGCGAGCGCTGCGTCCGGCCCGCGGGCAACGCCTCCTTCAGCAAGAGGGTCCAGAAAAGCATCTCGCAGAAGAAACTCAAGCTGGACATCGACAAGAGT gtaaGGCACCTGTATATCTGCGATTTCCACAAAAATTTCATCCAGAGTGTACGAaataaaaggaagaggaaaacaaGTGATGATGGTGGGGATTCTCCTGAGCATGACACTGACGTTCCTGAG GTCGATCTGTTCCAGCTACAGGTGAACACTCTACGACGTTATAAAAGACACTACAAGTTGCAGACCAGACCAGGCTTCAATAAGGCCCAATTAGCAGAG ACTGTCAGCCGACACTTCAGGAACATACCTGTGAATGAAAAAGAGACGCTCGCCTATTTCATCTACATGGTGAAGAGTAACAAGAGTAGACTCGACCAGAAATCTGAGGGCAGCAAGCAGCTTGAGTAA